In Paludibaculum fermentans, the genomic stretch TGGATCATGCCTTCGAGTTTGCGGCCGCTCTCATCGGCGATATCGCGGCCGAGGGAGGAGACGATGCCGGTGGTGAGGGTGCCGTCGAGGCCGAAGGGGTTGCCGATGGCGAGGACCTTCTGGCCGACCTGAAGGTGTTCGGAGTCGCCCAGCGGCAGGTATTTGGCTTCGCGGCGGGGCTGCACCTTGAGCAGGGCGAGGTCGTTCACGGGATCCTTATAGACCACGGTGGCCTTGTACTTCTCGCCGTTGGAGAGGGTGACCTGGACCTCGGGCGCGCGGCCGCTGACGACGTGGTTGTTGGTGAGGATCCGCCCGGTCTTATCGATGAAGAAGCCGGAACCGGACTCCTTGGACGGGTAGATCTCCAGGAACCAGTTCTGCCGGTAGACCGTGGACGTGATGTTCACGGTGGCATCGTGGGCCTGTTTATAGACCTCGATATTGTTGTTCTCGTCGACGCTGAGCCCGGCGCCGCGGGCCACCGAGGGCCCGGACCAGATGGGCGAGTCGATGCCGGTGGCGAGGCGCGCGGCGGGACTCCAGCGCTTATAAGTGGTTCCGGCGACAAATCCGCCCACCAGCAGGGCGGCGATGATCCAAATCCGTGCTTTCATACTCTGAGACTCCGCAGGTCAGTATAGAGACGGCCGACCTGTGCAAGGGTTCCATCCTTCTCCCCTGAGGTATCGATGACGTAGTCAGCGTACCTTCGTTTCTCTTCCAGCGGCATCTGCCGTTTGAGGCGGTCGAGCACTTCCTGCCGCGTGAGGCCATCGCGCTTGATGGCGCGGGCGATCTGCTGCTCGTCCGTGCAAACGGTGAGTACCAACTTGTCGAACCGCCGGTAACTCCCAGTCTCTATCAGGATAGCGGCTTCCACCACGGCGATTGAGAGGGGGTCTTCGGCCTGGACCGACTTCATCCATTGCTCTTCGGCCGCGATGACGGCCGGGTGAACGAAAGAGTTGAGCAGTTCGAGCTTTTCGGGGTCGCCGAAGACGACGGCTCCGAGTTTGCGGCGATCGATGCGGCCGTGGGCGTCGAGGATCCCGCCGCCGAAGGCCTCGACGGCCTGGAGGTAAGCGGGGGCGCCGGGCAGGAGCGCCTGATGGCCGAGTTCATCGGCCGAGAGCAGACGGCAGCCGAGATCGGCCAAAGCCCTGCCGACGAAAGTCTTACCGGTGGCAAGCCCGCCCGTGAGGCCGACGCGTAGCATGGATCCTATTTTAGGCGGTGTTCGGCGCTTTGCACGGTGTTGGACATCAACATGGCGATGGTGAGCAGGCCGACCCCTCCGGGAACGGGGGTATAGGCCTCAGAGAGTTCAGCCATGTCGAGGGGGTGGACGTCGCCGACGAGCAGGCTGCCGCGTTTCTCAAAGCGGGCGAGCTTCTCGGCGTCGCCGCGGGTGATGCGCTCGGCTTCGGGGCGGCTGGAGACGCGGTTCATGCCGACGTCGATGACGACGGCTCCGGGGCGGATGTATTCGGCGGTGAGCATGGCGGGCCGGCCGATGGCGGCGACGAGGATCTGGGCCCGTTTGCAGACCTCGGGCAGGTTCTGGGTCTTGGAGTGGCAGATGGTGACGGTGGCGTGGGCGTGGAGGAGCAGCATGGCCATGGGCTTGCCGACGATGTCGGAGCGGCCGACGACAACGGCGTCGCTGCCGGCGGGGTCGATGCCGGAGCGGCGGAGGATCTCCATGACGCCGGCCGGCGTGCAGGAGCGGGGGGCGGGGGCGTTGGCGACGAGCTGGCCCACATTAAAAGGATGGAAGCCGTCGACGTCCTTATCGGGGCGGATGGCGAGGAGGACGGCGCGGGAGTCGACCTGTTTGGGCAGGGGCATCTGGACGAGGATGCCGTCGATAGCGGGGCGCTGATTGAGGGTCTCGATGTGGGCGAGGAGCTCGGCCGTGGTGGTGGTATCGGGCAGGCGGATCTCTTCGCTGTGGACGCCTAACTCCAGGCAGGTTTTGACCTTATTGCGGACGTAGATCTCGCTGGCGGGGTCGTTGCCGACGAGGATGACGACGAGTCCGGGGGCGCGCCGCGCGGAGGTGAGGTGCGCGATGCGGGGTTTGAGCTCATCGAGGATCTGCTGGTTGATTACTTTGCCGTCGAGGATACGCGCCATGCTTCCTTCACGGTAGCAAGGGGGGGCGGCGGTACTCAAGGAATCGGAGGAGATGGGGGCCGGCCGGTTGGGTTTGGGCGGGCTGGGCGGTGGGGGTGGCGGTGGGTTCGTTCCCTCAAAAACTGGAATGGGGTTGTGGGGGGCGGCGGGTTCGCCGTTTTCGTGAGGTGGGTTTGTTCCCTCAAAAATTGGAGTGGGTTGAGCAGGCAGGGCGGCTGGGACGGGTTCGGCGGGCAGAGCGTCGAGGGCGCGCTGGAGGCGGCGGGTGTTGGCTTCGATCCAGCCGGCGTAGCGGTTGAGGGCCTGGATGAAGCCGACCTGGCGGAGGACCCATTGAGTGGCGACGGCTTCGTCGCCGCGGCCGAATTCGAGGCCGGCGTTGAAGAGGGCGCGTTCGAGGCTTTCGTGGAGGCGGGCGTGGCCCTGGAGCATGTGGAGTTCGAAGGTGAGGGCGCGGCGGTTGGGATCGGAGATGGAGGTGGTGGCGGCTTCGGCGAGGGCTCGGAAGTGGGCTTCGATGCGAGCAGGCATCTGGTGGTTGGCGGAGTAGGCTCCGGTGCGGCGGGCGTTGCCGGAGGAGGCGGCTTTGCCGGCGGCGGTGCGGGGGCCGGTGGATTTGCGGGCATTGGCGCGATTGGCGGCAAGGCGCTTTTCCGAGATGGCGGCTGCTGGCATGGGGTGGTCCTTTCTTCGTGCTTGTCCTGGTGAGCGATCAGTTGGGATACAGCCGTTGGACGAGGCGCAGTTCGGCGGCCAGGACGCGATGGCGGCGCCAGTAGCGTTCCTCGAGTTTGAGGGCTTCCTGGAGGGATTTGCGTTGGGCGGGGTCCATGGTGAGCCAGCCCTGCAGGGCGTGGACTCCGGAGCTGGCTTTGGGGACGAGTTCGTTGGTGTTGTCCCATTGGCGCTGGATCTGGAAGTTCAGAGCAGCGGCTTCGAAGAAGGCGTAGCGTTCGGCGCGCCAGATGCAGTCGGCCATGCGGTCGGCGAGGATGTGCTGGTAGACGTTGGCGGGTTTGTACTGTTCGTGGACGGCGGCACGAAGTTTCTTGTAGTAAGCCTTGCGTTCGCAGAAGGTGAGGGCTCCGGTGGCTTTAGGGCCGGTGAGGATGCCGTCTTCTTCGACCTCGGTGTGACGGGTGAGCAGGTCGATGTCGGGGAAGGCGCAGTCGGTTGGTTCGGTGGTGTACATATGAAATGTCCTCTATAACCAGTTTGGTGGGGGTGGACCTAGGATTTAGGACAACGAAGTCTGCAATGTGTTGATTGTAGGGGAGAAGATTTTTCTTGAAGTTGTGTGATCAAAGAAGCTTAATGTGGGGGAAGGGGACCTGAGGGGGCGGACTTCCAGTGAAGGGGTGACGGCGGCGTCCGGGTTGCGGGATGAAGCGGGTGATGTTTACCGGCTTGCTTGCAGGATGCGCGTCGTGAAGAAGGGCCACCTCGACTGGAAGACGAAGCGAACCCGCTGCATCCCACCTTAGCTCTCAGAGACGCCCTCCCTTGAGGGATTACAGCCCGTCCTGGTGGCCAATTCGATCGATTGAACACGTATTGTCCCAGGCAGAATTCCGCTTCAGGAGTGGGCCACTGGGTGTGCAGTAGTGCGCCGAGACTGCCGGACGTCGATGCCTTGTCGTCATTTCGGAAGCCGCTGGGCTCACGCCGCGGGGACCATCCGCTCGAAGCCCCACTGAGACCACCGCCGCCGCAAGACTTGACACTCGGGCTGTGCTGAATTGGACAGGCTCAACCCCTCTTGAGCGGAGAGAGCCCACGGTAAAACCAGGAACCGCCGACCTGGAACATTTTGAATTAAACTCCAGATGCGACGGCTGCAACTTGTCCTGGAGAGCAGTGAGGCACACAAATCACTCATATTTAGTATTATTTAATCACCTCGTTTATTATGGAACGATAAAAACCGGACCAAGAGAGACCGGAACAGCCATCAGTATTATTAGGTCTATTTGGGATCCGCCAAGTCATCGTAGTGACCCAAATGGCCCCCCTCATTAACTACCAAGTGTGGACCTTGGAACCATTACCAACAAGGCAAACTAAAGCTTCATTGCTCCACACGGGCCGATCTGATATCATCCGACTCCAACAAGGACAAAAAAAGGCATATAGTCTCAGCCCCCCGAAACGTTGCGTCCGGAGTGGGCTGTTCAACACTGTTGAAAGTTGAGAACGATGATAAACAGAGAAACCGTCGCTACCTACACAGAGCAATTCACCCAAATGGGTACTATCTTGCGAGGAACAGTGCGGCAACTCCGCCTTTTCTTATATTTGGTCGTGGCTGCCGCGTGCGCGCAAACGATCAGCGTAACAGGCAACACGAACTCATCCACTCAACAGACGCTGGTGAGCGTACCGCTCGAGGACATTCTGGAGCGGTCGAACGTGAGGCCGGTGCCGGCCATCGTCGCCAATGGAATCTCCTACGCAGTGGGTGAGGTCGCGGGCGTTCCGTTCGCCACCGCAATCCGCCCTGGCGTTACGGAGGCATTCGGCATCGCAAATGGGACGCTGGCCTTCTCCGAAGCGGGCCAACTGCTGCTGTCGAAGACTGGACACAGAGGCGTCGTGAAGGTTGCGGCTGAAGGGAAAGTGTTGCGGGCGGCGTGGCGACCGGGATCACGGAGTTTGGCGGCCATCTTTCTAAACCAATCGGGTGCGTACCTCGCCCTGTATGATACTGCTGCCCAATCGCTCACAAAAGTACCCGCAGCGGGGCTTACGACCGATGTCCTGACTTGGGAAGAGCGAGGCAACGTGCTGTATTTTGTGTGCAGGACGGAGGCAGGATACAGCCTCGTGCAGTGGTCGCCAGGCTCTGGGGAGACCAAGGAGTCTCCAATCTCCGCGCGGGATGTACCTTTCGTGAGCGCCTGGACGGCAGATGAACTCCGTGAAGGCAACGGGTTCACTCGACTGCGCGAGCAAACGGCCTTCACGCAGGCGTTTCAAGACACTGCCGGTGCAGGATCAGCATTTTACTTAAAGGCCGGCCCTGAGGCGACGCCAGTTGCCGACGCGCTCCCTGTTTTACTGCTAGATCGTCACCTTCTTGTGGCTCAAATCGTTGAGGGCAGGAGACAGTATTGGTTTCTGCCTACGGATCTGGCTGCAGGATCTGTGGCCGGACCTCAAGACCCGCTGATTTACGCTCCGCTCCCCACAGATGCCTACCCCGCGGGAGAAAGCGCGCTTGATCTGCCGGCACCGTCCTCCTGTAAGGCGGCAGTGGTGAATCGCTCTACGGTTGCCTCGCTTTTCCAGACTGTGGACTGGTATCGAACGAGTTGCGGCCTGAAGGCGAATGAGCGTGAAATCCCACCGCCGGTGTTGAGAGGTCCGGGTGCGACGACCTCCTCGGGCACAGAGATTGCTGGAGACCCAATCCTTGAATGGGAACCCGTGCCTGATGCAGTGGAGTACGAACTCTACGTGACTCGTTATAAGGTGGCACCGTCGGTGGGCGAGGAGGTCTACGCGACGAATGTCTACGAGAATCGAAAGATCTCCGGGAGCAACACGACCTGGCTGCTACCTGGAGGAGTGCTGGAGCGAGGCGGCAATTATCGTTGGAATGTTCGAGCGAAGTTTGCCGCGGGGGCGACGGGACACTTCTCTTCGCAAAGCTTATCGTTCTTCGTGAGAGGCAAGGCTCCAGCACCGGTGGCTCCTGGGAAAGCAGGCATTACCGAGCCGATCAAGGTTTTGGCTCCAGTACTCACCTGGCTTGAAACGAAGGACTCAGCCACCTACGAGATTGAAGTCGAGAATACGCGGAATGTAGGTGAAAACTCTCGCAGTCCCGTCTACCAGGGCTCAGCTGATGATATCTTTTTAAGACTTTCAGATGGTATTCTACGTAATAATCAAACTTACAGTTGGCGGGTCAGGGGTGTGAGCTCAGACGGCATCATGTCGGAGCAGGCCCCGCCACTGGAGTTCGCGGTTGGCGATGGGACGAGTTTTGCGATGGAACTCGCACCGACGAGCCAGACATGGAATGTCAATGCTGGCCATTACTGGAATTCTGCGACAAGACGCCTTTGGATTTCCAACAGATATAACAGCACATGCTGGCAGACGTACATCGTTGCATATACAGGGGGTGTCCAAGCTGGGGAACTCGGTTTTATCGACCCGTATATTGAAATAACACCCACGCCCTCGGGGTGGCCCGTGGGAGTTGCCTCTGGGAGCACCAACGGCCCGGCAACTTGCACAACAAACACAAGCACGGCTCCCATTGATGAAATGGACTCGTTCCATGCCGCCTATGCCGGAATTGTCAGCGCACCGATTTCAGCAACGACAGGCTTGACGTCGGTCACCTTAAACCTCATGGACGATGACGTGTGGCCGAATGGCGATGACCTGATGAATTCGGTCAGCTTGAGCATCGGCGCCGACGTGACCGGTCCCTCACTTCCCTCCCTGACTAATGTATCTGCAACAGCGTCAGCGATTTTGTTCAGCGCATCCAGCACGGATGCAAACAGCGGCCTGTATGGATACGAGGTGAAGCTCACGACGAATGGCCAAGACTATTATTGTGTAAACGGGGCGTCCCCGTTGAAATCCATATGGGGCTGCTATCTTTTCCCGAGCGGCACGCCCTTATCGGTCTCCGGCTTGGCGCCTGGAACGTCGTATTCGCTCACGATTACCGGATACGACAATGTCGGGAATCCTGGCAGCACGAGTGTGCTGAACCAAACAACGAAGCAGTCTGTCACGATCAGGACCAGCCCGTCGGGCCTCAGTTATACAGTAGACGGACAGGCGTACTCTTCCACCCAAGTGTTCAGCTGGACACCGGGCTCCCCGCACTCGATTAGCACAACAACGCCCCAATCCGGCGGCACGGGGATCCGATACGTGTGGTCAGGATGGAATGATGGGGGGGGCATTTCCCACAGCGTGTCCGCCCCGAATTCCGCGACAACGTACACCGCCAGCTTTACGACACAGTATTATCTGACGACATCCGCCGGCGGCGGCGGCGGCACGGTGAGCCCGGCAAGCCAATGGTACGACGCGGGGCAGAACGCGGGTATTTCGGCGTCAGCTTACCAGGGCTATCAGTTCGTCTCCTGGTCAGGCACCGGTTCCGGCAGCTATTCCGGCTCCAATGCCAGCACCAATGTGACGATGAACGGCCCAATCAGTGAGACAGCGTCCTTCAGCCAGCAAGTCTCAATGACTGTCACGACCAATCCGTCGGGCCGTTCGTTCACAGTTGACGGCCAGACCTACTTTGCCGCGCAGGCATTCAACTGGTCGCCAGGCTCCCAACACTCAATCGGCACGACTACTCCCCAATCCGGTGGAACCGGTATCCAATACGTGTGGTCCAACTGGAACGACGGGGGCGCCATTTCGCACGCCGTCACCGCACCCGGCTCCGCGACAACCTACACCGCCAACTTTACCTACCCAGTATTATCTGACAACATCCGCCGGCAACGGCGGCGGCACAGTGAGTCCGGCGAATCGGGCCCCTCCGTCACCACCAGCGAATGTTCATAATGCGCCGCCAGGCTGCGGTCGCGAGTCCGGTACGTCCACGCAGCGGCTCCGGCAGCTATTCCGGGCCCAACGCCAGCGCCAGTGTGAACATGAACGCCCCTATCAATGAAACTGCTTCCTTCAGCCAGCAAGTTTCAGTGACGGTCACGACCAATCCGGTGGGCCGGTCCTTCACAGTTGACGGCCAGACCTATTTTTCCGCGCAGGCCTTCAGTTGGTCGCCGGGCTCGCAACACACAATTGGTACAACCACCCCTCAATCCGGCGGCACGGGAGTGCAGTTCGTTTGGTCCGGGTGGAACGACGGGGGCGCCATTTCGCACGCCGTCACCGCACCTGGCTCCACGACAACCTACACCGCCAACTTTACGACCCAGTATTATCTGACGACATCCGCCGGCAACGGCGGCGGCACAGTGAGTCCGGCAAGTCAGTGGTACAACGCGGGACAGAATGTGGGCATTTCGGCGTCAGCGAACCAGGGTTATCAGTTTGTCTCCTGGGCCGGCAGCGGCTCCGGCAGCTATTCCGGGTCCAACGCCAGCGCCAGTGTGAACATGAACGCCCCTATCAATGAGACTGCTTCCTTCAGCCAGCAAGTCTCAGTGACGGTGACAACGAACCCCGTGGGCCGTTCCTTCACGGTAGACGGTCAGAGTTACTCGGCCACTCATATATTCAGGTTGGTCGCCGGGCACGCAGCACACAATTGGTACGACCACCCCTCAATCCGGCGGCACGGGAGTGCAGTTCGTTTGGTCCGGGTGGAATGATGGGGGCGCGATCTCCCACACGGTGACCGCACCTGGCTCAGCAACAACCTACACCGCAAACTTCACGACCCAATACTACCTGACGACGTCTGCCGGTAGCGGCGGCACTGTGAGTCCGGCCAGCCAGTGGTACAACGCGGGGCAGAGTGTAGGTACCGCAACGGTTCCTGCTACAAGTGCGAGAACTGCGGCGGCACCTCCGGCTGCTCTTAGTCCGAATCTGATTGGGGAGTCGGCCGGTAGCGATGAACGCCCCGATTAGCGAGGCGGCCTCCTTCAGCCAACAGGTCTCGGTGACCGTGACAACGAACCCAGTGGGCCGCGCCTACACCGTCGACGGCCAGACCTACTCTGCAGCGCAGGCATTCAATTGGTCTCCTGGCTCCCAGCACTCGATCGGCACGACCACCCCTCAGTCCGGAGGCACGGGCGTCCAATACGTGTGGTCCGGCTGGAGCGATGGCGGCGCCATTTCCCACAATGTGACCGCACCCGGCTCCACGGCAACATACACTGCAAGCTTCACGACCCGATACTACCTGACGACCTCTGCCGGCAACGGCGGCACCGTGAGTCCGGCCAGCCAGTGGTACAACGCGGGCCAGAACGTGGGTATATCGGCGTCAGCTAACCAGGGGTATCAGTTTACTTCCTGGGCCGGCAGCGGCTCCGGCAGCTATTCCGGGTCCAACGCCAGCGCCAACGTGACGATGAACGCCCCGATCAGCGAAGCGGCAGCCTTCAGCGCAGCGGGCCAGGTAACGGTGATGACCAATCCGGCGGGACGATCGTTCACGGTGGATGGTCAAACCTACACGGCGGCGCAATCATTCAATTGGACGGCGGGCTCGCAGCATTCGATTGGAACGGCCACACCACAATCCGGTGGGACGGGCATCCAGTTCGTTTGGTCCGGGTGGAACGACGGGGGCGCCATTTCGCACGCCGTCACCGCACCTGGCTCCACGACAACCTACACCGCCAACTTTACGACCCAGTATTATCTGACAACATCCGCCGGCAACGGCGGCGGCACAGTGAGTCCGGCAAGTCAGTGGTACAACGCGGGACAGAATGTGGGCATTTCGGCGTCAGCGAACCAGGGTTATCAGTTTGTCTCCTGGGCCGGCAGCGGCTCCGGCAGCTATTCCGGGTCCAACGCCAGCGCCAGTGTGAACATGAACGCCCCTATCAATGAGACTGCTTCCTTCAGCCAGCAAGTCTCAGTGACGGTGACAACGAACCCCGTGGGCCGTTCCTTCACGGTAGACGGTCAGAGTTACTCGGCCACTCATATATTCAGTTGGTCGCCGGGCACGCAGCACACAATTGGTACGACCACCCCTCAATCCGGCGGCACGGGAGTGCAGTTCGTTTGGTCCGGGTGGAATGATGGGGGCGCGATCTCCCACACGGTGACCGCACCTGGCTCAGCAACAACCTACACCGCAAACTTCACGACCCAATACTACCTGACGACGTCTGCCGGTAGCGGCGGCACTGTGAGTCCGGCCAGCCAGTGGTACAACGCGGGGCAGAGTGTAGGTATTTCGGCGTCAGCGAACCAGGGTTATCAGTTTGTCTCCTGGGCCGGCAGCGGCTCCGGCAGCTATTCCGGGTCCAACGCCAGCGCCAGTGTGAACATGAACGCCCCTATCAATGAGACTGCTTCCTTCAGCCAGCAAGTCTCAGTGACGGTGACAACGAACCCCGTGGGCCGTTCCTTCACGGTAGACGGTCAGAGTTACTCGGCCACTCATATATTCAGTTGGTCGCCGGGCACGCAGCACACAATTGGTACGACCACCCCTCAATCCGGCGGCACGGGAGTGCAGTTCGTTTGGTCCGGGTGGAATGATGGGGGCGCGATCTCCCACACGGTGACAGCAAGCGGCTCCGCGGCCACCTATACTGCGAATTTCGCCACGCAATATTACCTGACAACCTCCGCAGGAAGTGGCGGAACGGTGAGCCCGGCCAGCCAGTGGTATAACGCAGGACAAAGTGTGAGCATCTCGGCGACGGCCAATCAAGGCTATCAATTTGTCGCCTGGACGGGCACGGGCTCGGGCAGTTACTCAGGCACGAATTCGAGTGCCAGCGTTACGATGAACGCGCCAATTACGGAAGTTTCCACATTTTCCATCGTGACGACGTTACCGCCCGCCCCCCCAAATCTTATATCTCCTGCGAATGGCGCGATCGCCCAAGCTTCGAACGTGAACTTCCAATGGTCAGCAAGTGCGAGGGCAGTGAACTATGACTTGTACCTGAGCACAACGAACCCACCCGCGCTCCGCCAAGCAGACGCCAGTGGCACATCGTTCCCGGTCAATGGCTTGGGATGCGGACTGACCTACTACTGGGCAGTCACGGCGAAGAATCCGAGTGGAAAGGCCGCGTCCCAGACATGGACGTTCCAAACATCCGCATGCGGCAATAACGACGAACCGGCCGCGGCGAAAGTCGTTTCCAGCCTGCCTTCGACGAATGAGCAGGACACCATGACGGCCACCTCCAATGCCGCGGACCCCCTCCACTCGTGCACGGGTACCACGGATTCCAACACGGTCTGGTACCGATACGTTGCGACCTTCACGGGCGTCCTCCAGATCAGCAGTGCGGGCAGCAACTATGACACAGTGCTGTCAGCTTACCCAGGCACTGCGGCTCCTGGCGCCGAGATGGCGTGTAACGACGATAGCGGCAACTACCAGTCTTCGATCAGCATAAACGTCACCTCCGGGCAGTCCTATCTCATTGAAGTCAGCGACTATGGCCAGACAGGCGGCGGCTCACTCGTCCTTTCCCTGACGGGGGGGCCACAAACCTTGAATACGGTTTCGCCCAACAGCGGTTCAGGGTCTTCGCAAATGTTCTCAGCGGTGTACCCGAGCGGGATCCAGTGGGGACAGTTGCTATTCGCCCAGACCCCGTCCGGGAACGGCCAATCGTATTGCTTTGTCCACTACGATCGAACAGGAAACGGGTTGTGGCTGTACGGTTCAGGCGGTTTCTTTGTCGGCCCGGTCACACCAGGTGTTTCATCCAACTTGCTGCAGAACACTCTCTGCGCAGTAAACACGGCGGCTTCCAGCATCCAAAGTCAGGGCGGGTCGTTGACCGTCAATGCTTCTCTGGTATTCAAGGGAAGCACGGCGCGCAATATCTACACGCGCTCACTTGATGCTTCCGGAATCGACTCCGGCTGGGTCCAGCGCGGAACCTGGACCTTGCAGGCAGC encodes the following:
- a CDS encoding S1C family serine protease — protein: MKARIWIIAALLVGGFVAGTTYKRWSPAARLATGIDSPIWSGPSVARGAGLSVDENNNIEVYKQAHDATVNITSTVYRQNWFLEIYPSKESGSGFFIDKTGRILTNNHVVSGRAPEVQVTLSNGEKYKATVVYKDPVNDLALLKVQPRREAKYLPLGDSEHLQVGQKVLAIGNPFGLDGTLTTGIVSSLGRDIADESGRKLEGMIQTDAAINPGNSGGPLLDSNGNVIGINTAIYGPGGNIGIGFAMPINRAKTMIESYQSNKPYGRPRLGVDVIYVYGDLATELGLPEEGGLLVQQVAQGSAAAQVGLRGARDLVVIGNYQIGVGGDLIMALDGAKVDRIDSLSRVLARKHPGDKVELTLYRGGRKVKMTVTLGEASQDL
- the coaE gene encoding dephospho-CoA kinase (Dephospho-CoA kinase (CoaE) performs the final step in coenzyme A biosynthesis.), yielding MLRVGLTGGLATGKTFVGRALADLGCRLLSADELGHQALLPGAPAYLQAVEAFGGGILDAHGRIDRRKLGAVVFGDPEKLELLNSFVHPAVIAAEEQWMKSVQAEDPLSIAVVEAAILIETGSYRRFDKLVLTVCTDEQQIARAIKRDGLTRQEVLDRLKRQMPLEEKRRYADYVIDTSGEKDGTLAQVGRLYTDLRSLRV
- the folD gene encoding bifunctional methylenetetrahydrofolate dehydrogenase/methenyltetrahydrofolate cyclohydrolase FolD — its product is MPAAAISEKRLAANRANARKSTGPRTAAGKAASSGNARRTGAYSANHQMPARIEAHFRALAEAATTSISDPNRRALTFELHMLQGHARLHESLERALFNAGLEFGRGDEAVATQWVLRQVGFIQALNRYAGWIEANTRRLQRALDALPAEPVPAALPAQPTPIFEGTNPPHENGEPAAPHNPIPVFEGTNPPPPPPPSPPKPNRPAPISSDSLSTAAPPCYREGSMARILDGKVINQQILDELKPRIAHLTSARRAPGLVVILVGNDPASEIYVRNKVKTCLELGVHSEEIRLPDTTTTAELLAHIETLNQRPAIDGILVQMPLPKQVDSRAVLLAIRPDKDVDGFHPFNVGQLVANAPAPRSCTPAGVMEILRRSGIDPAGSDAVVVGRSDIVGKPMAMLLLHAHATVTICHSKTQNLPEVCKRAQILVAAIGRPAMLTAEYIRPGAVVIDVGMNRVSSRPEAERITRGDAEKLARFEKRGSLLVGDVHPLDMAELSEAYTPVPGGVGLLTIAMLMSNTVQSAEHRLK
- a CDS encoding InlB B-repeat-containing protein; the protein is MRQLRLFLYLVVAAACAQTISVTGNTNSSTQQTLVSVPLEDILERSNVRPVPAIVANGISYAVGEVAGVPFATAIRPGVTEAFGIANGTLAFSEAGQLLLSKTGHRGVVKVAAEGKVLRAAWRPGSRSLAAIFLNQSGAYLALYDTAAQSLTKVPAAGLTTDVLTWEERGNVLYFVCRTEAGYSLVQWSPGSGETKESPISARDVPFVSAWTADELREGNGFTRLREQTAFTQAFQDTAGAGSAFYLKAGPEATPVADALPVLLLDRHLLVAQIVEGRRQYWFLPTDLAAGSVAGPQDPLIYAPLPTDAYPAGESALDLPAPSSCKAAVVNRSTVASLFQTVDWYRTSCGLKANEREIPPPVLRGPGATTSSGTEIAGDPILEWEPVPDAVEYELYVTRYKVAPSVGEEVYATNVYENRKISGSNTTWLLPGGVLERGGNYRWNVRAKFAAGATGHFSSQSLSFFVRGKAPAPVAPGKAGITEPIKVLAPVLTWLETKDSATYEIEVENTRNVGENSRSPVYQGSADDIFLRLSDGILRNNQTYSWRVRGVSSDGIMSEQAPPLEFAVGDGTSFAMELAPTSQTWNVNAGHYWNSATRRLWISNRYNSTCWQTYIVAYTGGVQAGELGFIDPYIEITPTPSGWPVGVASGSTNGPATCTTNTSTAPIDEMDSFHAAYAGIVSAPISATTGLTSVTLNLMDDDVWPNGDDLMNSVSLSIGADVTGPSLPSLTNVSATASAILFSASSTDANSGLYGYEVKLTTNGQDYYCVNGASPLKSIWGCYLFPSGTPLSVSGLAPGTSYSLTITGYDNVGNPGSTSVLNQTTKQSVTIRTSPSGLSYTVDGQAYSSTQVFSWTPGSPHSISTTTPQSGGTGIRYVWSGWNDGGGISHSVSAPNSATTYTASFTTQYYLTTSAGGGGGTVSPASQWYDAGQNAGISASAYQGYQFVSWSGTGSGSYSGSNASTNVTMNGPISETASFSQQVSMTVTTNPSGRSFTVDGQTYFAAQAFNWSPGSQHSIGTTTPQSGGTGIQYVWSNWNDGGAISHAVTAPGSATTYTANFTYPVLSDNIRRQRRRHSESGESGPSVTTSECS
- a CDS encoding InlB B-repeat-containing protein, with product MRRQAAVASPVRPRSGSGSYSGPNASASVNMNAPINETASFSQQVSVTVTTNPVGRSFTVDGQTYFSAQAFSWSPGSQHTIGTTTPQSGGTGVQFVWSGWNDGGAISHAVTAPGSTTTYTANFTTQYYLTTSAGNGGGTVSPASQWYNAGQNVGISASANQGYQFVSWAGSGSGSYSGSNASASVNMNAPINETASFSQQVSVTVTTNPVGRSFTVDGQSYSATHIFRLVAGHAAHNWYDHPSIRRHGSAVRLVRVE
- a CDS encoding InlB B-repeat-containing protein, which gives rise to MNAPISEAASFSQQVSVTVTTNPVGRAYTVDGQTYSAAQAFNWSPGSQHSIGTTTPQSGGTGVQYVWSGWSDGGAISHNVTAPGSTATYTASFTTRYYLTTSAGNGGTVSPASQWYNAGQNVGISASANQGYQFTSWAGSGSGSYSGSNASANVTMNAPISEAAAFSAAGQVTVMTNPAGRSFTVDGQTYTAAQSFNWTAGSQHSIGTATPQSGGTGIQFVWSGWNDGGAISHAVTAPGSTTTYTANFTTQYYLTTSAGNGGGTVSPASQWYNAGQNVGISASANQGYQFVSWAGSGSGSYSGSNASASVNMNAPINETASFSQQVSVTVTTNPVGRSFTVDGQSYSATHIFSWSPGTQHTIGTTTPQSGGTGVQFVWSGWNDGGAISHTVTAPGSATTYTANFTTQYYLTTSAGSGGTVSPASQWYNAGQSVGISASANQGYQFVSWAGSGSGSYSGSNASASVNMNAPINETASFSQQVSVTVTTNPVGRSFTVDGQSYSATHIFSWSPGTQHTIGTTTPQSGGTGVQFVWSGWNDGGAISHTVTASGSAATYTANFATQYYLTTSAGSGGTVSPASQWYNAGQSVSISATANQGYQFVAWTGTGSGSYSGTNSSASVTMNAPITEVSTFSIVTTLPPAPPNLISPANGAIAQASNVNFQWSASARAVNYDLYLSTTNPPALRQADASGTSFPVNGLGCGLTYYWAVTAKNPSGKAASQTWTFQTSACGNNDEPAAAKVVSSLPSTNEQDTMTATSNAADPLHSCTGTTDSNTVWYRYVATFTGVLQISSAGSNYDTVLSAYPGTAAPGAEMACNDDSGNYQSSISINVTSGQSYLIEVSDYGQTGGGSLVLSLTGGPQTLNTVSPNSGSGSSQMFSAVYPSGIQWGQLLFAQTPSGNGQSYCFVHYDRTGNGLWLYGSGGFFVGPVTPGVSSNLLQNTLCAVNTAASSIQSQGGSLTVNASLVFKGSTARNIYTRSLDASGIDSGWVQRGTWTLQAASLPSPTTLPSSGAGSSPTFKLTYPEPPGFGGIPSGWAQFLIGAATDGGGQPFCFAHYDRAGNGLWMYSSDAGFFLGPISPGTPSNALSSSACTVSTGTVSIQNTGGGLVVTLPLTLNAPINGAKKIYMRALDALNRDTGWLEMGAWTVQ